The Lutibacter profundi region CTCATTCATAAAAATTGTTTTTGGATAGGTAACGCTTGTTAAAAACAACCCTTGAGACGGTGCAGAAGTCCCTGCGTTACATCTATCTCTACTTTCAATTATTTGTTTAAAATCTTCCAATGTTATTTTATTATTGCCAACATCAAGTAATGTTCCTACAATTGCCCTCACCATATTTCTTAAAAATCTATCTGCTGTAATATGAAAAGTTAGCATTTTATCTGTTACAATCCATACTGCTTTTTTAATTTCACAATTATATGTTTTAACATTAGAATTGGCACGTGCAAAACTTTTAAAATTAGTGTAATTTAATAAAATTTTTGCCGCTTCATTCATTTTAATAATATTTAACTTTTTATTAGTAAGCTGCCAAGTAGTTTCAGTTAAAAAAGGATTTCTTCCTAAAAAAATACGATATTCATAACTTCTACTAGTTGCATCAAAACGTGCATGAGCATTTTTAGAAACTTTTGAAATATTATTTATAACAATATCATTTGGCAATAAGGAATTTAATCTATAAATTATATCTTTAATATCAATTTCATCATCAAAATCTACATGTGCAAAAAGCCGTTCAGCATGCACACCTGTATCTGTTCTTCCAGCACCAACCACATTTATTTCTGTTCGGAAAATAGTTGTAAAAGCATTGTTTATTAATTCCTGAATACTAATAGCATTTGGTTGTAGTTGCCAACCATGATAATTTGTTCCTTTATATGATAATTCAATAAAATATCTCAATTGAAATGTTATTTTTGTACAGCTGCAAATATACATCATATTTGTTATTTTGGATTTTATTTACTTATGAAAAAAATATTATTACTTTCTGATACCCATGGCTTTATTGATAGCCAAATATTAAAATTTATAAAAAAAGCCGATGAGGTTTGGCACGCTGGTGATATAGGGTCTCTTGAAGTTATTGACACTATTAAAAAAGTAAAACCTTTAAGAGCTGTTTATGGTAATATTGATAATGCTTTGATAAGAACTGAATACCCATTAGATGCTATATTTACCATTGAGAAAGTAAGCGTTTGGATAACACATATTGGCGGATATCCAAATAGATATGATCAAAGAATTAAAGAAAAGATTATAAAAAACCCTCCTCAATTATTTATTAGTGGGCATTCTCATATTTTAAAAGTGATTTTTGACAAAAAACTTAATTTATTACATATAAATCCAGGTGCAGTAGGAAAATATGGATTTCACAAAATAAGAACTATGGTTCGGTTTGAAATTCATGAAGGAACTATTTCTAATTTAGAAATTATAGAGTTAAACAACGTTTAATACACAATTGGAACTGAAATGAAAATTCGTGTCCCTGAGTTTGATGATACTATATTTATCAACCCTCCAAGAACGTGA contains the following coding sequences:
- a CDS encoding metallophosphoesterase family protein, which translates into the protein MKKILLLSDTHGFIDSQILKFIKKADEVWHAGDIGSLEVIDTIKKVKPLRAVYGNIDNALIRTEYPLDAIFTIEKVSVWITHIGGYPNRYDQRIKEKIIKNPPQLFISGHSHILKVIFDKKLNLLHINPGAVGKYGFHKIRTMVRFEIHEGTISNLEIIELNNV
- the truA gene encoding tRNA pseudouridine(38-40) synthase TruA; its protein translation is MMYICSCTKITFQLRYFIELSYKGTNYHGWQLQPNAISIQELINNAFTTIFRTEINVVGAGRTDTGVHAERLFAHVDFDDEIDIKDIIYRLNSLLPNDIVINNISKVSKNAHARFDATSRSYEYRIFLGRNPFLTETTWQLTNKKLNIIKMNEAAKILLNYTNFKSFARANSNVKTYNCEIKKAVWIVTDKMLTFHITADRFLRNMVRAIVGTLLDVGNNKITLEDFKQIIESRDRCNAGTSAPSQGLFLTSVTYPKTIFMNE